The Rhinolophus sinicus isolate RSC01 linkage group LG07, ASM3656204v1, whole genome shotgun sequence genomic interval CGGAAGACTGGAAGAATGAAACAAATTGACAGAGCGAATAGCCAATAAGAGGCTTGATTCAGACCGGGCCCGACTAACAGGACCTGTCCAGGAAGGGAAATGGAGCTACGTCCAGGTGATGTTACGCTATTTAACGTCCCGATGACGTCATAGGTCAATGCGTGCCGCTctgggccccctcccccaccccaattaaTGACCGTTTCCGGGGGTCCTCTGCGCGGCGTCTTTTCAACCTAGAGGTCCTCTCTCCTCTGTCCGTTGCAGTTTTCATTCATATGTAAGTGACTCATTATGTCAACccactgcctcagtttccctcttctGTATAACAGGAAAGAAACACCTCATTGAAATTTTTGAGTATATTTATGGATCATTTACCTAAACGTACTCAACCATCCATTTTCTGTCATTAAGTCtttgtgtaataaatatttataaattcttacTGAGCATCAGACTTTGTCCAACTTGATCTCCCCTTCTCTGCCCCTTACCCtgttttattacacacacacacacacacacacacacactgccctaGGATTTATCACTACCTAACCTTAAAGTATGTATTTCTTTCTTGGTCCATTAATCTGTTTAGTTTCTATCCCAAGTCAACAGAATCATCAGTcctatgagggcagggacttgggCACAATCACTGCTGCGTcctcagtgctcaataaatatttgatatgagATGGATAATGTAAGCACAGAGCTCATGTGCTAGTTATTACAActgcattataattattattgccTTCTGGACCTCATCCCTGGGATGTCCATCAGGCGTCCCAGACACCAGTTTGgcctccttcccccttttcctgtTGTCTTCATCCCGACTCCACCCCATCATCAAAGCCACAGGTCATGTGCTTTTCCCTCTTCATCGTTTACTCCCCTGCCCCTGTCTCCCACCCCCTCTCTCAAttgctattttctctctctccttcctcctaaATTTCTGACCAGTTCTCACCCCTTCCCCTGCCACCACGCTGATCCTGGCCCCATCATCACTGCCTGGACCTGTACAGTTGCTTGCCTACCTCCAGCAGTCAGAGGGTGTCTTTTAAAACATGAGAGTcagcacctgaaactaataatcaaaacaaaacaaaacatgagagTCAGATCGTCTTCCTCCcctgtttaaaaatcttttaatccttcctttaataagcatttactaagcacctactaacAGCgctctaggtgctggggatgcaCCATTGAACAAGACAAAATCCcagccctcatggagctgacagtcTAGTGGAGTCAGGAGGAAGAAGCAAGTAAACAACACTCACAAGATAATTTCAGAACGGGAGGCATGTAAtgagggtgtgggggcagagccccagaaagtagtttccaggctctcggcctcacgtggaggagtgctggctcgggtagtagatggccgtcagctgtagccagttagccaattagccgctaatataactgctgtggctacactagagagaagagaagagaaggaaaagagaaagaatgggggctagcaagaagatggcggctgggctggcaagcgtggatggcggtttgcggacagtgtggatccagcctccagtgagagtatagtgccgccagagagaatatactggtatgactcccctacttatgactccgtgggtgttcctttttggcctcaccatatcctgcgttcttgtatggggagcgggagcagagaccccgccggactcccCGCATGACAGAGGGGAATAACCTGGTTTATGTGATGGTGGAGCTCCTTAGCTAGGAAGACAGGGAAGGCATCccggaggaggtggcatttgctCTGAGTCGCAGGTCCGGGTGGAGTTAGTGGGAACAGcgtttcaggcagaggaaacagcaagtgtgggggcggagccccagagagtagtttccaggctctcggcctcacatagacaggtgctggctcaggtagtaaatggccaactgtgattgcatggccatcagctgtggctagttggccgtcagctgtaaccagtgagccattggccacaatataactgctgtggctatgctagaaggggaaggagggagagaagagaagaatggggctagcaagaagatggcggctgggctggcaagcgtggatggcgatttgcggacagtgtggatccagcctccagtgagagtatagtgccgccagagagaatatagtggtatgactcccccatctatggctccgtgggtgttcctttttggcctcaccatatcctgcgttcttgtgtggggagtgggagcagagacccagcagggtctcctgcacgacaaatggcgcagcgagcagggtatggtgccggccaaagctctccaaaggacggtggagcagtctgtgtgtatgaacactcagtctcaggaagaccaggaggagcagctgccggagagctggaccgcCGTGGAGGGGTGgcaggacgtggacggttctcccaccagcacaggaaaagccatgcagctgctgcagagatggagccccgtggagaggtggaaagatgtggacggttccccaaccagcacaggccggagaaagcgaaggtcgttgcagccctgtgggccgggaggttcctgctcaggcagcccggatgcaggacttatagtcccaggaggtaacgcttgctgagtcctccatgggagatgagggtgaggttacggtcgtccctcaccccaggacagccctggtgaatgactatggactatggggaattgccttccatccctaatttaatggaccgcttgactgtttgtttgggaactgttgttagtggaactgggggatatttgcttttgtctcttgactggccgccattgagaatatgtaagcaccttgattgtgagtcgctgttgttccagcagggtaccctgagaggcccagagagagtggcagtgccctgagagccctggctgagtccaggaagtctggctgtgccctgaagataccctggctgtgcccaggaagtcgggctgttcccagagagagtggcagtgccctgagagccctggctgagtccaggaagtctggctgagccctgaaggtaccctggctgtgcccaggaagtcgggctgttcccagagagagtggcagtgccctgaaagccctggctgtgtccaggaagtgtggctgttcccagagaaagtggcagtgccctgagagccctggctgtgtccaggaagtgtggctgttcccagagaaagtggcagtgccctgagaaatcctagctgtgcccggggaaactagtggtaccctaagaagtccaggaagtctggcagtgcccaggagtactggtggtgccctgagaaaccctggctgtgtccgggaagacaggtggtaccctaagaagtccaggaagtctggccgtgcccagaagcactggtggtgccctgagaaaccctggctgtgcccagagagcctggctgtgtccaggatattgcattcacccccaggctcctcgcacaggtcccctcgcggaagacgcttgtcgcgtagattgtgaggcgagagcctgtaggggtggagtgtgggggcggagccccagagagtagtttccaggctctcggcctcacatagacaggtgctggctcaggtagtaaatggccaactgtgattgcatggccatcagctgtggctagttggccgtcagctgtaaccagtgagccattggccacaatataactgctgtggctatgctagaaggggaaggagggagcgaagagaagaatgggggctagcaagaagatggcggctgggctggcaagcgtggatggcgatttgcggacagtgtggatccagcctccagtgagagtatagtgccgccagagagaatatagtggtatgactcccctacctatggctccgtgggtgttcctttttggcctcaccatatcctgcgttcttgtgtggggagtgggagcagagacccagcagggtctcctgcacgacagcaAGTGAGAGAGAACCTGATGGGTCTCAACAGCCAGGAGGCCCTGGAGGCTGGAGAGTAGGGTCCAGGGCCCAGACATGAGATGAGGTGAAAAGGCGAGGCTGTGGAAACCAAACCAGGGCAGAGCCTCAGAACTTGATCAGCAGGCTCCTGGGCAGTTGGCTTGAAGCCAAACCCCTCCCCACCATTCACCACCGGGCTGCCTGAGAACCATGGTGCAGCCAGGTGGTCAGTGCACTGGTTCCCCAGACAGAGCTGCACTTCCGGCCCAGGCCACTAGGCTTTTATTTTCAGTGTCCTCTTCCTGGAATACCATTCACCTCCCccattttaatagaattttcatctttctttgtaaACCATACTCAAGCCACGTTGACCTCATGAAGCCTTTTCTCCTGACTGGGTCATGCTCCCCTCCCGGCCCCACCCAGCATGACTCATAGtaataatagtattaatagtAAGGATGGCTAATGTTTATATTGGGTGCTCACTGtgagccagacactgttctgagtCTTTTTCACATAACGTTACATGAAATCCTGAAATCCTCACAGTACCAGGAGAACAGGaatgggtggggggcagggtaaGTGTCCGCTACAGAACCATCCCTATTTTCCAGATGCAGGAACTGAAGCCACAGAGCTTTAGTGGCCTGTCGTTAGTCACCTAGGATACAGATGTGCTTAAGAGCTCCAGCTCTATGTTGGACAGGTCTGGATTCACATCCTGGCTTTTGTTTGGTTCCCAACCATGGTGGTTATTCTTTGTGTTGTTCCTGGGAGTGGAAGGACAGAAAAAGCTGTGTTGAAAGAGATGGTGATGGCCGGAAAAGGGACAGGGTTAGGGAGATGAGCCCTTGTGCAAGAGCTTGAGAATTAGGAGGGCAAAGCTGGGTGGGACTTCCCACTAGTTCCAATGGGACTTCCCAATAGTTCCAGTGGGCTCAAGGGAGACTTTCTAAGCCTGCCTGGTACAGGACACCCCCCAACAAGGAGCCTGGAGAGGGTCTGGCCTATAGTGCTGAGGACGTCACCAGAGGCCCCGGGAAGCTACAGTGATGCCAGCACCTTCCAGGAAGAGTCATGGATCACCTATCTAGGGAAAGAGGCGCCCACTATTTCTCCAAGGAACACTTAAGAGGAATAGTGGAAAGATAGGTTCTCCCATTAAAACAGCAGCTGGGTTCCGGGCACAGACAGAAGCTGTTTTTCTCAAACATGTGTCCTGGAGACAAGCAATCACATAATTCCAGGCTATATGATATGGGAGATAATTTTGGGTGGTGCATTGAATAACGTTGAACCACATACCGAGAAAGTCCTACCTTTTCTCAATTCTTAAAATCCTTTATTATCTCTCCAGGAGAGAGGCTTACTCTCTCTGGCTCATATCTCTTGAACAATTTTCTAACCCTCGTCTCCCTTTTAAAACAGAACTGGGATGCAGACTGAGAGCCTGCAGTAGGCAACAGAATCAGGCTAGAATTTTCTTCCCCATGTTTTACTGTGAAATGTTTAAACACTTAGAAAGTAGAAAGAATTGTACAGAAGATATGTCTGTACTCATATCCCAAAAAGTATTTTGCTTTGTCACACACATATCTACCtctctatccacccatccatcatctTGTTTTTTGATACATTTCAGAGAAAGTTAAAGATTTggaggatctaatgtatagcacAGTGATTAGAGTTAATAGAGTTGCTAAAaaagatcttaaatgttctcaccacaaaaaagaaatggcattATGTGATGTGTGGACGTGTTAGCTAATGCTACTGTGGTAATcgtttcaaaatacataaatgtatcaatGCATTGtaaaccttaaacttacacaatgttaatatcaattgtaacaaaggtggaaaacattaaaaataaaacaaagaaaattgaaGGCATCAGTTGTCTTTACCTCTAAACACTTCAGCATGCATTTCATTAGCTAGACTTCAGTATTTGTTTATGGCTCTTTTTGTAGTCTCTTTTCTTTGAAGATAAAacttacatacaatgaaatgcacaaatcttaagggGATACTTGCTGAGACAAAGGCATACACCAGAGCAACCCACCTCTATTAAGAGTCAGAACATCACTGTAACTCAGGAAAGTTCCATCATGTCCCTTCCCAGTCAACCCCCACTCCACCCTTCCAGGGGCAGCCACTATGTATCACAGATCACAGATCAGTTTTCTAGCTGGAATTTTAAATCATtggcattgttttatttttgactttaGTTTTACTAACCTGCTTATGGGAGGTGATAATTGGTTTCTCGTACATGGTGGagatatgtttactttttttttttacttttttttaagattttattgggggaggggaacaggactttattggagaacagtgtgtacttccaggtcttttttccaagtcaaattgtcctttcaatcttagttgtggagggtgccgttcagcttcaatttgttgtcctttcagtcttagttgtggagggtgcagctcatctccaggtccagttcccgtttctagttgcagggggcacagcccaccatcccttgcggaactcgaatcagcaaccttgtggttgagaggacgcactccaaccaactgagccatcccggagctcagcggcagctcagctcaaggtgccgttttcagtcttagttgcaggggtgctgcccaccatcccttgcgggactcgaggagttgaaccggcaaccttgtggttgagagcccactggcccatgtgggaatcgaaccggcagccttcggagttaggagcacagagctctaaccgcctgagccaccaggccggcccctgtttacattttttaaaactgagtaaGTCCTCATATGCCTGGGAGCTGCTTTATGACTGTCATATGGCTTAATTATTAACAGCACACTCCCTTTCACTCTCAAGTGTCTCAGTTTGGACAGTCAATTATAGGTCACCCTATCTGTAATGGAAGGGGCTTTAACAGTAAGCTTGGGACTTTTCTCTCACTAGAGTATTCCAAGCACTTAGTACAGGGCTTGCTATATAGcacgtgctcaataaatattagttgaatatatatgtgtatatgtatatatgtgtgtgcatatatatatattttttagagggcgcagttcacagtggcccatgtggggattgaaccagcaaacttggcGTTATCAGCagcatgctctaaccaactgagctaactggccacaccttatatatgtatttttaaagcaaatttaaacaaaaacttacaCAGATGTggcaaagaaagtgaaaaatttacCCAAAACACTGCATTAATGTACACACTAGAGCTGGGCTGTCCAAATATGGTAGCCATTGGCCTCTGTGACTATTGAACCCTTGAAATATGGTTGGTCCAAATTGAGATGGGCCGTAAgcataaaatacacaccagagtCCAAAGACTTAGTTCAAAAAGCAATGtcaaatatctcattaataacttttatattgaTCACATGTTGAAACAGGAATAGTATTTTTGATACATTGggttcaataaaatatttctaaaattcatttcacctgtttctttttattttttttgtttgtttttactttttaaaaactgtgactgctagaaaaaaatttaaacatgcgACTCACATAGATCTGTCAGCTAGTGGGACACTTAAAAGTTAATCGTGCTTCATGTACATAAGCATGATCAAGAAGGGgttctcattttctctgttaCCTGCTTCGAGAGGGATTGAATCAGGGTTTcgttttgtaatttaaaaaaaatttttattggggaatattggggaacggtgtttttttccaggacccatcagctccaagtcaagttgttttcaatctagttatggagggcgcagctcactggccaatgtgggaatcaaaccggcgaccttggtgttatgagcactgtgctctaaccactgaaccaaccAGCCGCCCCTTgttttacaattttgaaaataaaaatgatacacatTGTGGAATAATAAATGAAGGAGATGAAAATCAGTTGTCAGAGTGGTGGGGATCACCAGTGTTGTCCTTAAGCGATCTGGGAGTCTTCACCCTCCACCCTGGGAACATGTTTACGTGGACTTTGAAActgtccactttttaaaaacaaattgaaggACAAAGAAGAACAACATGTTCTGAAGTTGCTTTTATTCCAAGAGTTGTGCGAGCTCCACCCAAACACCATGGCGCCGGCTCAACCCACAGCGCCTGCAGACGACAGCACCGTGAGGCGCTGGGCCCCAGACAGTCAATGTGACTGAATTCGCCATCGAGGGCCAGCCTGGTTGCTCCTGGTCCCTCTGCGTCTCCCACTCCTCGGACAGGCGAGGAGCAGGCCTCAATGCCCCTTGGTCCCACGCTTGTGGGTCTATGTCCTGAAGCCCTGCAGTTCTGTCCTCAGAGAGTATCGCCTGTAGCCTCCACTCAGAAAGGGGGCCTCTCCAGTCATGGGCTTCTTCTCTGTCCACGAGGCTCCAGATGGCCCCTGCCCAGGCAGGGAGTGGCCACATGCTGGACCAGAGTCAGAGTTACTGTCCTCTAGGAGCCTGGGAATAGGCCCCAGCAAGGAGGCTAGGAGGCTGCTTCGGCCACTGTGGGCTGGATGAGCATGGTGGTGGCCTGCAGCGGGTAGTAGCGGCCCCGCCAGGTCTTCCAGAAGATGCCCTTCTTACGTTGCTGCCGCTGCCGTGGCACGGAGCGGAAGTACTGGCCATTAAGGTTGGAGTGCTCACAGGTACCGAACCACCAGCCACCTGCCAAggtcagagaaaaggaaacatggtCAGCCAAGGTCCTTGGGCCTCTACTGGGGCTGCGATGAGGATAAAGCTAGGCATTGGTCAGATGGGAGGGCTTTGGCAGTGGTTGTCAAATTGAGTTCCAAAGAACCCCAGATTGTGACAGAGAAGCCTCAGGGACTCTGGCACCGCCGGCCCAGTAACCATAGCTTTCACATCTGTGACCATGGCAAGTTACTTCTCTGCACCTGATACATGGCCAACATTCATTCAAGACTTTGTAATTGTCATTTCTCATCAATTTATATTagattgaaccatatgaaatgaCCCGTATTCCATCATTTTTGATGCACCGAAAGGCAGTTTGGTATGTTTCAATTCACAGTGCCCGGGCTCTGCCTCTGATTTCATTAGAACAAGATGGGGTTTGTCTTGGTGGCTTTGCCACATGCCAGCCACCAACCCACAAATGTCATCTCATTGAATGTTCATAATAATCCTATGAAGTGGGCACTATGGTTgtacccattttaaagatgggaaaactgaatgTGGGAGAGGTTAAGTCATTGCCCAAGGGCACGCAGCAAGTCAGCAGAAGATGGGAACGGATGGgcagggaagaagaaaggcaggaaagggaaGGCCCCGGTAGGCAAGACGGGGAGGGACACGGCTCATTTACCAGAGAGGCTCTTGGCACAGTTCTTGTCCCCGTGGAGGTCGTGGTCCTGGTCCCAGGTagagaagggcagggagaggccGCTGGGCGTGACAGTGATGGCGCCCAGCTTGCTGGCCACAGGTGCGGTGAGCTGCAGGCTGTAGGCCGTGTCTTCGCCACCCAGGTGGACGGGGAACTGCAGCGACTCGGCATTGCCCTCCCAGTCCTTCAGCTGCACAGCCAGACGGCTGCCGCGGTCCCCCAAGATCTGGTGCACCTTCTCCAGGCCCAGCCAGAACTCTCCTACAGTAGGAGAGACCAATGGGTGAGATGGGGACCCACCTCCATGCCCCTCCTCCCTTTGTACCTCTGGCCCCTCTGAAAACACCCACCTTGGAGATCTCCAAAGCCAGCCTTGTAGGCTTCCCAGGACTGGTTGAAGTCCACAGAGCCATCCTGGCGCCTCTGAATTACGGTCCAGCCTCCATCTGCCCAGAGAGGTACAAGTTCACAGGAGGACCCTTCTCACAGGGGACCCCAACTCCTCCATCTGGCTCCCAAACCCCAAGCTACCTCCAAACCCAGGGAAGGCAATGCTCCCCTCATTCATCCCAGCAGGACTGGAGGAATGTAATCAAAGGAAGGAATACTGTGGGCTGGCCAGCAGGCTGGGGGGCCAGCCTAGATCGCTGTCCCCAGAACCCAGAAGAGAATGGGAACAAGGGATGTACGCTACATTTGACAGAAAGACAACAGGGGCCATGATATTCGGGGTGCCCTGGTGGGCCAGCACATCCTACCTGAGGTCATCTTGCAGTTAACCAGGAAAGGCAGGGACCCCTGTGGCTGGATCTGGAACAGTCCACTTTGCCGTTCTCCATCTTCAAACAGCTCTTGGCAGTCCCTGGGCAGCCCTGCAGGGCAAAGCAAGGGGTGGGGAGATTGAAGCAGAGAGCAGTCCTGGAGATCTTAGGAAATAGGTATGTCTAGGGCCTGGGCAGCAGGCAATGGTGACATGAGAGGGCAACCCTGAGTTCATGACACCCTCCTTCCACTTCCCTCAAGTCTCCCATGTCTCTGTGATCTTCCTCAGCACTGCCTACAAGGCGCTGGGACCAGCCCCGGCACCCACACAGCACGCCCACCTTCTGGGCACATAGCTTGTCCCACACACCctcctgccacagggcctttgtaCATGCTGGTCCCTCTGCCTAGGAGGTCTTCCCCCACAcctttttctgcctccttctAAAGGTCCCAGCTTCTAGAAGGAATCCCTGACCCCCCAGACCAGGCCAGATCCCTGGAAAGGGGCATCGAGGACTTCTCACTTCCAACTCTGTGGTCATCTGGTGGTGTCTCCCCACTCCCTCCGTTCAAAGAGGGTTCCCTGAGGCCAGGGACAGGAAGTGCTGTTGGCCCACAGTCTGGTACCCGTGCCAGGCTGCTCCCAGCCCACAGCAGGTATTTAATAAAGacagtgaatgaatgattgatgAGTGAATGATTGCAAGAGCTGGATTGGGGTGGAGGCAAGAGTTGAGCTGAGCTGAACAGGCTCTGCTTTGTCTAGTGGGGGATGAGCATCAGGCCTGGATGGGGCTTGAAGGGACAGAGGGCTCTGCCTGGGGTCTCAGGTATCAGAGGGGGAGTTGAATGATGGAGGcgtgaaggagagagggagggaagaagagaggagggagggacagcTAGGGCTGGTCTCGGGaagtccccacccccagccctgcaaAGAAAGTAGGGGAAAGGTCACTCGGGGGAGGTGAAAGGCCCAGGACAAGGGGTGAGTGTGTCTGCACcactgcaggggtgggggtgggcctaGAATGACTGGAGACACTTTCCGGCCCCTGGGGCAGCTCCCCTTTCCCCTACTTTCCTCTCTTCCAATCAGGACAGGCACTGGTCCAAACCACCAATGTGGCTTCCATTAGCACCAGCTGTTTCTCCCTCCAGCTCTGAACTTTCCCCTACTTGGCAAGGGTGAGCGGGAGTCTG includes:
- the ANGPTL4 gene encoding angiopoietin-related protein 4 translates to MRCAPTAGAALVLCAATAGFLSAQGHPAPPEPPQRFASWDEMNVLAHGLLQLGHGLREHVERTRGQLGALERRLSACGAACEEPRASAAPPKVPASLFPGGETAPETLRSLQTQLKAQNNRIEQLFQKVAQQQRHLEKQHLRIQNLQSQVGLLAPMHLGHRVTKPARRKRLPKMAQLVGPAHNISHPHRLPRDCQELFEDGERQSGLFQIQPQGSLPFLVNCKMTSDGGWTVIQRRQDGSVDFNQSWEAYKAGFGDLQGEFWLGLEKVHQILGDRGSRLAVQLKDWEGNAESLQFPVHLGGEDTAYSLQLTAPVASKLGAITVTPSGLSLPFSTWDQDHDLHGDKNCAKSLSGGWWFGTCEHSNLNGQYFRSVPRQRQQRKKGIFWKTWRGRYYPLQATTMLIQPTVAEAAS